The following proteins are co-located in the Trichormus variabilis 0441 genome:
- a CDS encoding thioredoxin-like domain-containing protein, giving the protein MIPRVRAPELPQNYPWLNTEQPLSIKQLRGRVVILDFWTYCCINCLHVLPDLKYLEQKYKDSLTVIGVHSAKFDNEQETENIRQAILRYDIEHPVLVDKGFRVWQEYAVRAWPTLMVIDPKGYVIGYVSGEGNRDKLDQLITQVIQEHQGAINFQQLSLTLEKQRQPLITPLAFPGKVLATPGGLFVADSGHHRIVVSDFNGEILHLIGNGKSGLTDGNFQEAQFSAPQGMAFDMENQILYVADTDNHVVRRADIQQQTVETIAGTGEQSRNIQPHGGAGLETALNSPWDLVKVGNSLYIAMAGTHQIWQMDLPSGFVKTYAGTGAEGCFDGYLTESVFAQPSGITNNEQELYIADSEISSIRGVGLLEPQEVRTVCGSGGLFGFGDVDGQGENVRLQHCLGVEYFQNYLWVADTYNHKIKLVSPHTGNCQTVLGDGSAGLQNGQGKNTRFFEPSGLSAMDSYLYISDTNNHVIRRVDLRTLEVTTMQFNGLCAPDVCIPNNF; this is encoded by the coding sequence ATGATTCCCCGTGTAAGAGCGCCAGAACTACCGCAAAATTATCCTTGGTTGAATACTGAACAACCTTTGTCTATTAAGCAACTTAGAGGTAGAGTTGTAATTTTAGATTTTTGGACTTATTGTTGTATAAACTGTCTCCACGTTCTGCCAGATTTGAAATATCTGGAACAAAAATACAAGGATAGCCTGACAGTTATTGGTGTCCATTCTGCCAAATTCGACAACGAACAGGAAACCGAAAACATCCGCCAAGCTATATTGCGCTACGATATTGAACACCCAGTATTAGTAGACAAAGGTTTTCGTGTATGGCAAGAGTATGCTGTACGTGCTTGGCCTACTTTAATGGTTATCGACCCCAAAGGTTATGTAATTGGCTACGTTTCTGGTGAAGGAAATCGAGATAAGTTAGACCAATTAATTACACAAGTCATTCAGGAACATCAAGGCGCAATTAATTTCCAACAACTCAGCCTCACTCTAGAAAAACAGCGTCAACCATTAATTACACCTCTAGCTTTTCCAGGTAAAGTTCTAGCCACCCCAGGCGGGTTATTCGTCGCCGACTCCGGACATCACCGCATAGTTGTGAGTGACTTCAACGGTGAGATTCTGCATTTAATCGGTAACGGAAAGTCAGGCTTAACTGATGGTAATTTTCAGGAAGCACAGTTTTCCGCACCCCAGGGAATGGCGTTTGATATGGAAAATCAAATTCTCTACGTCGCTGACACAGATAATCATGTTGTGAGACGGGCTGATATTCAGCAGCAAACAGTAGAAACCATTGCAGGGACAGGTGAACAAAGCCGCAATATTCAACCGCATGGGGGTGCTGGTTTAGAGACTGCTTTAAACTCCCCTTGGGATTTGGTAAAAGTTGGAAATAGTTTATACATTGCAATGGCAGGAACCCATCAAATTTGGCAAATGGATTTACCAAGCGGCTTTGTCAAAACCTATGCAGGTACAGGTGCAGAAGGTTGTTTTGATGGTTACCTGACAGAATCAGTTTTTGCCCAACCTAGTGGAATTACTAATAATGAACAAGAATTATACATTGCTGACAGTGAAATCAGTTCCATTCGTGGTGTAGGACTATTGGAACCTCAGGAAGTCAGAACCGTTTGCGGTAGTGGTGGTTTATTCGGTTTTGGTGATGTCGATGGACAGGGTGAAAATGTCCGTTTACAGCATTGTTTAGGGGTGGAATATTTTCAAAATTATTTGTGGGTAGCAGATACATACAACCACAAAATTAAATTAGTTAGTCCTCATACTGGTAATTGTCAAACTGTCCTGGGAGATGGTTCGGCTGGGTTACAAAATGGTCAAGGTAAAAATACGCGCTTTTTTGAACCTTCCGGCTTGAGTGCGATGGATTCATATCTGTATATTAGTGATACGAACAATCATGTAATTCGCCGTGTAGATTTGCGTACTTTGGAAGTGACGACGATGCAATTTAATGGTTTATGTGCGCCTGATGTTTGTATTCCAAATAACTTTTAA